Proteins encoded within one genomic window of Bemisia tabaci chromosome 2, PGI_BMITA_v3:
- the dome gene encoding cytokine receptor — translation MGPVLQAFHVYSLGSVILIVDFLCFSVTIPRGDIILEEGQELRIRCELNVNHVEVQDKNASSLYFVRNETEVPGELVRILNESAIELLDPAPKPSDSIYSCRFRHEDRAQFPQGVGICLNRVSVGFRPGKYLVTNISCISYNWQNLTCSWTPPQNFIKTEYQIVLYEVGKRNPYYKCPETTRRENSCTWSHSTEPMYRQAIENYNITITGINSFGKHTQYLVFNSYERVLPDKPKLSVLNKTSNSILLHWQVLFPLETFPPGLIQKVEYQPRWESRDPWHTADTSSLGLRNVNYTFHLTNLKYANTHYDIRVFMKSAKVEGDSLWSEPASVTVKTLPDVPSSPPKTDVGTFEIVPRDHPHHDRDVYVYWQQIPDYSKNGDDFEYKVIEVKEAGIPRNILPTYVTKAFAKFDRISNNAHEFTIIASNRKGRSVDSSKVFVPNKLFMPSEPVSFTKVAYDQGIYELSWKASNRHHLVDNYTIFWCDNERERPYQCEGILQWIFVDQNTFIKNVTVPDITKNYQFAISANSKDGSSGMVWAKCTIIHNKVIGKMNDVWVQKVGSTSIELGWKLDCSGRIGVLQGFRIFYCPIINLQNPECTEPQQNTTVGDQSSATIHNLRPYRTYRISVAVLTISETGALSDPIYETTLEAAPEKPPMNLRLGTVTNTTAHISWDPPPPESHNGVISYYEINYSSLTYNTSLNETEALLINLKSHKVYSVTVSACTKSCSKPSASLKFKTNIGTPGEIQQPIVRFTNSTQALVSWLPPALKGGNLDFYDIEISDDDRRNSTFIIRQANRTETLVSCPNGKTKTKEVRVRAVNTDGNMTYIGPWSSPGTVACIVSGMSPFMLGLIYIFFFTIFAGCAVWAGKTSWYRCAKMKDFDVKLPPSLNAICDDKNKEQHECSLPMQNWSGHSRKDEHAAKAESCADEELLLQKKEIGSENDDAAEDSESKHETVFQGDSPTISNSDNNHSSTKSVPKSNENYSDKKDVGEGSTSKGNSSDRDLTYCKVGGGYVSIAPISGPSSAPQPAPTIIENPYVPNHFENPTVSSYVKAFNIPNPSQLYCRIGLGPPDMQTMPDAGTKLLLNPEPRYVTVGESIKLNREKNSVST, via the exons atgggccctgtcctccaagcctttcACGTGTATAGTTTGGGAAGTGTGATTTTGATCGtggattttttgtgtttttcagtGACGATCCCTCGCGGGGACATCATCCTGGAGGAAGGGCAGGAGCTGCGGATCCGGTGCGAGCTGAACGTGAACCACGTGGAGGTGCAGGACAAGAACGCCTCGTCGCTCTACTTCGTGCGCAACGAGACGGAGGTGCCCGGCGAGCTGGTGCGCATCCTCAACGAGTCGGCCATCGAGCTCCTGGACCCGGCCCCCAAGCCCTCCGACAGCATCTACTCCTGCCGCTTCCGCCACGAGGACCGCGCTCAGTTCCCCCAGGGCGTCGGCATCTGCTTGAACAGGGTCTCCGTCGGAT tTCGTCCTGGAAAATATCTTGTCACAAATATTTCCTGCATATCCTACAATTGGCAAAACCTAACATGCTCATGGACACCACCGCAGAATTTCATCAAAACAGAATACCAAATAGTTCTTTACGAAGTCGGAAAAAG GAATCCTTACTACAAATGCCCCGAAACCACAAGAAGAGAAAACAGTTGTACCTGGAGCCATTCCACCGAACCAATGTACAGGCAGGCCATCGAAAACTACAATATAACCATAACAGGAATCAATTCTTTTGGGAAACACACTCAATATCTCGTTTTCAACAGCTATGAACGAG tccttCCTGATAAACCGAAACTTAgtgttttaaacaaaacttcaAATAGCATTCTACTGCACTGGCAGGTACTATTCCCTCTAGAAACATTCCCTCCAGGGTTGATTCAAAAAGTGGAGTATCAACCTCGATGGGAATCACGTGACCCATGGCAT ACGGCTGACACAAGCTCCCTAGGTTTGAGAAATGTTAACTATACGTTTCATCTCACGAACTTAAAGTATGCCAACACGCACTATGATATAAGGGTTTTCATGAAATCTGCCAAAGTGGAAGGTGATTCTCTGTGGTCCGAGCCAGCTAGCGTCACTGTTAAAACCCTGCCTGATG ttCCATCCTCACCACCCAAAACAGATGTTGGCACTTTTGAAATTGTTCCTCGTGATCATCCACACCATGATAGGGATGTCTATGTGTACTGGCAGCAAATTCCTGATTACAGTAAAAACGGAGATGATTTTGAGTACAAAGTAATTGAAGTGAAAGAAGCGGGAATCCCAAG AAATATACTGCCAACGTATGTGACCAAAGCCTTTGCCAAGTTTGATAGGATCAGCAACAATGCTCATGAATTCACAATCATCGCCTCCAACAGGAAAGGACGTTCTGTCGATAGCTCCAAAGTCTTTGTTCCCAACAAATTATTCA TGCCTTCAGAACCTGTATCATTTACCAAGGTCGCATATGATCAAGGCATCTACGAGTTGTCATGGAAAGCATCTAACAGACATCACTTGGTGGACAATTACACAATCTTTTGGTGCGATAACGAAAGAGAGAGACCTTACCAGTGCGAG GGAATTCTACAATGGATTTTTGTGGATCAGAATACATTCATCAAAAATGTCACAGTGCCTGACATCACGAAAAATTACCAGTTTGCCATTTCTGCAAATTCCAAAGATGGAAGCAGTGGTATGGTGTGGGCTAAATGTACAATCATACATAATAAAG TTATCGGCAAAATGAATGATGTCTGGGTACAAAAAGTTGGCTCAACCTCCATAGAATTAGGTTGGAAATTAGATTGTTCTGGCAGAATCGGTGTTTTGCAAGGGTTCCGCATTTTCTATTGTCCCATCATCAACTTGCAGAATCCAGAATGCACAG aaCCGCAACAAAATACAACTGTAGGAGATCAGTCATCAGCAACTATTCACAATTTAAGACCATATAGAACGTACAGAATATCTGTTGCAGTTCTCACAATTAGTGAAACTGGTGCGCTGAGTGATCCGATCTATGAAACCACTCTGGAAGCAG CTCCTGAGAAGCCTCCGATGAACTTGCGACTAGGGACAGTCACAAATACAACAGCACACATATCTTGGGACCCTCCTCCTCCTGAATCGCACAATGGGGTCATTAGCTATTATGAAATTAATTATAGTTCCTTAACGTACAACACGTCTTTGAATGAAACTGAGGCACTCCTCATCAACTTAAAAAGTCATAAAGTTTACTCTGTGACTGTTAGTGCTTGTACCAAATCTTGCTCAAAACCATCCGCCAGCTTGAAGTTCAAAACAAATATTGGAA CGCCTGGAGAGATACAGCAACCAATCGTAAGGTTCACCAACAGCACCCAAGCCCTTGTTTCCTGGTTACCTCCGGCTCTCAAGGGAGGCAATCTCGATTTTTACGATATTGAAATCAGTGATGATGACAGAAGAAATTCAACTTTCATCATCCGCCAAG CTAACAGAACAGAAACCCTGGTGAGCTGTCCCAACGGCAAAACAAAAACGAAAGAAGTCAGAGTGCGAGCAGTCAATACTGATGGCAATATGACGTACATTGGACCATGGTCCTCACCTGGTACCGTTGCATGCATAGTATCAG GAATGTCTCCATTCATGTTGGGTCTGATTTACATCTTCTTCTTCACAATTTTTGCTGGCTGCGCCGTCTGGGCTGGAAAAAC GAGTTGGTACCGCTGTgcaaaaatgaaagattttgatgTGAAACTGCCACCTAGTCTGAATGCCATCTGTGAT GACAAGAACAAGGAGCAGCATGAGTGTTCCTTACCAATGCAGAACTGGTCGGGACATTCAAGAAAAGATGAGCACGCGGCGAAAGCAGAATCTTGTGCTGATGAAGAG CTACTCCTCCAGAAGAAGGAAATTGGCTCTGAAAATGATGATGCTGCAGAGGACTCAGAAAGCAAGCACGAAACAGTCTTTCAAGGGGACAGTCCTACTATTTCTAACAGTGATAACAATCACAGCTCAACTAAATCCGTACCGAAATCGAACGAG aatTACTCGGATAAGAAAGATGTTGGTGAGGGCTCCACATCTAAAGGAAACTCATCAGATAGAGATCTGACATATTGCAAAGTTGGAGGTGGCTACGTTTCGATCGCCCCTATATCAGGACCTTCATCTGCACCTCAGCCTGCTCCAACGATTATCGAGAACCCATATGTTCCCAATCACTTTGAAAACCCTACTGTCAGCAGTTACGTCAAAGCCTTCAACATACCAAACCCCTCACAGCTGTACTGTCGAATCGGTTTAGGTCCTCCCGATATGCAAACGATGCCTGATGCTGGAACAAAATTACTCCTGAATCCTGAGCCGAGGTATGTCACCGTCGGAGAGAGCATCAAGTTAAACAGGGAAAAGAATTCCGTATCAACTTAG